In Hydractinia symbiolongicarpus strain clone_291-10 chromosome 15, HSymV2.1, whole genome shotgun sequence, one DNA window encodes the following:
- the LOC130628782 gene encoding uncharacterized protein LOC130628782, whose protein sequence is MWQAGNRFTRVILVATMLLLNVYSCYIMREQEIKKSSTNTNMNGRRRISAIPVCTHKYFTLLLFHLCKGQDNHNRRTAIKDFTIHEKKATEFLKLRRGVVKPDLSHGLTYHQSSSSSDIYFLDECCVNKGCDLKEITEYCT, encoded by the exons ATGTGGCAGGCTGGCAATCGATTTACCCGAGTTATTCTAGTCGCGACAATGTTATTACTAAATGTATACAGTTGTTATATAATGAGGGaacaagagataaaaaaaagctCTACGAACACTAACATGAATGGAAGAAGGCGAATAAGTGCAATACCAGTGTGCACACACAAGTATTTCACCTTGTTATTGTTTCACTTGTGCAAGGGTCAGGATAATCACAATAGAAGAACTGCGATAAAAG attttactaTTCACGAAAAAAAAGCAACCGAATTTTTGAAACTCCGACGTGGTGTCGTCAAGCCAGATCTATCACACGGTTTAACTTATCATCAGTCATCTTCTAGCagcgatatttattttcttgatgAATGTTGTGTCAACAAAGGTTGCGATTTAAAAGAGATAACAGAATATTGCACTTGA